The Kitasatospora setae KM-6054 genome contains a region encoding:
- a CDS encoding serine/threonine-protein kinase, with the protein MPHLGLSAVQPLAAEASSWSADYGELAVDLSLIVLLALVARLLALPVLRHCQQAVRERAVGGAPAGLPVVTEVVLCAVFAVALEAVMLAVPNDGFELLRYPVAFADEWTVALAFRVRHSNPLLWQWGAGAVLLAAWLLLAHLARRALLSAGMPASAAADAGVRGRGLARIWLFAVLGVAVLPMGVLVAGLVFQAVARLSVRRLPAPSGPAATATGPQHAAGDGSARANPYAVAPDAVRSPFLGGPAPAAAPPTAPATAYAPDPAPAPAPAPAPAPEPAAARPPQQPLHPHEPRRIGGYLLLGRIGAGGMGTVYLARREGAATEVALKTINPELLDDPELLRRFRREAEVLAMVPGAYTARVLDTGVDADRPFLVMELLDGRPLHAHLRELGPLRSPEALRALALALAVALAGVHRIGLVHRDLKPANIMLTSAGPRLLDFGIAALVDGTRMTRTGTGPGTLTYMAPEQFDGERVGTAADVWAWACCVVCAAHGDSPFAATSTAGVIRRILDTGPEPSALAAVRALDPALAAVVTRALTPEPADRPADGAALLALLTDAPQEELRAEITRGWNTLRL; encoded by the coding sequence GTGCCGCACCTCGGTCTCAGCGCTGTCCAGCCGCTCGCGGCGGAGGCTTCGAGCTGGTCGGCGGACTACGGCGAACTCGCCGTGGACCTGTCGCTGATCGTGCTGCTCGCGCTGGTGGCCCGGCTGTTGGCGCTGCCGGTGCTGCGCCACTGCCAACAGGCGGTCCGGGAGCGGGCGGTGGGCGGCGCCCCCGCCGGTCTCCCGGTGGTGACGGAGGTGGTGCTGTGCGCGGTGTTCGCGGTGGCGCTGGAAGCGGTGATGCTCGCCGTCCCCAACGACGGCTTCGAACTCCTGCGCTATCCGGTCGCGTTCGCGGACGAGTGGACCGTCGCGCTGGCCTTCCGGGTCCGGCACTCCAATCCGCTGCTGTGGCAGTGGGGCGCGGGCGCGGTGCTGCTGGCCGCCTGGCTGCTGCTCGCCCACCTGGCGCGGCGCGCGCTGCTCTCCGCCGGGATGCCCGCGTCGGCGGCCGCCGACGCGGGGGTGCGCGGGCGGGGCCTGGCCCGGATCTGGCTGTTCGCCGTCCTCGGGGTGGCCGTGCTGCCGATGGGCGTGCTGGTGGCGGGCCTGGTGTTCCAGGCGGTCGCGCGGCTGTCCGTCCGCCGGCTGCCCGCGCCGTCCGGCCCGGCGGCGACCGCCACCGGGCCGCAGCACGCCGCGGGGGACGGGTCCGCCCGGGCCAACCCGTACGCCGTCGCGCCGGACGCCGTCCGCTCCCCCTTCCTCGGCGGCCCCGCGCCCGCCGCCGCGCCGCCCACCGCACCCGCCACCGCGTACGCCCCCGACCCGGCTCCCGCGCCCGCCCCGGCGCCCGCTCCGGCGCCCGAGCCCGCTGCCGCCCGGCCGCCGCAGCAGCCGCTGCACCCGCACGAGCCGCGCCGGATCGGCGGCTACCTGCTGCTGGGCCGGATCGGCGCGGGCGGGATGGGCACGGTGTACCTGGCGCGCCGGGAGGGGGCGGCGACCGAGGTGGCGCTGAAGACGATCAATCCGGAGCTGCTGGACGACCCGGAGCTGCTGCGCCGCTTCCGCCGGGAGGCGGAGGTGCTGGCGATGGTGCCGGGCGCCTACACCGCCCGGGTGCTGGACACCGGCGTGGACGCGGACCGGCCGTTCCTGGTGATGGAGCTGCTCGACGGGCGTCCGCTCCACGCGCACCTGCGCGAACTCGGGCCGCTGCGCTCGCCGGAGGCGCTGCGGGCGCTCGCGCTGGCACTGGCCGTCGCGCTGGCGGGGGTGCACCGGATCGGGCTGGTGCACCGCGACCTCAAGCCGGCCAACATCATGCTGACCTCGGCCGGGCCCCGGCTGCTGGACTTCGGCATCGCCGCGCTGGTCGACGGCACCCGGATGACCCGGACCGGCACCGGCCCGGGCACGCTCACCTACATGGCGCCCGAGCAGTTCGACGGCGAGCGGGTCGGCACGGCGGCGGACGTCTGGGCCTGGGCGTGCTGCGTGGTGTGCGCGGCGCACGGCGACAGCCCGTTCGCCGCGACCAGCACCGCCGGGGTGATCCGCCGGATCCTCGACACCGGCCCGGAGCCGTCCGCGCTGGCCGCCGTGCGGGCCCTCGACCCGGCGCTGGCCGCCGTCGTCACCCGCGCGCTCACCCCCGAGCCGGCGGACCGGCCCGCCGACGGCGCGGCGCTGCTGGCGCTGCTGACCGACGCGCCGCAGGAGGAGCTGCGGGCGGAGATCACCCGGGGCTGGAACACCCTGCGGCTCTGA
- a CDS encoding type III polyketide synthase — translation MTRIAAVHGVLPAHRYGQRELTGAVAALRPDGDGPGRALAERFAAGAGVEFRHLAFPLERYPELDGFGRANDAWLAAAAELAERAATGALRAAELPPERIDFVVSTTVTGIAAPSLEARLAPRLGLRGDVRRLPLFGLGCAGGAAGLAALDGLLAGRPDGAALLMATELCSLTLQRADGSAANLLATALFGDGAGALVAVGADVECAGPEVVATRSRLYPGTDRLLGWEVGDSGFRILLGAELPELVRLFVGEEVSSFLAGHDLKPGDVTAWVCHPGGPRVLDVLEDELGLPATALAPSRASLARCGNLSSASVLHILRDVLAAGPPPPGSYGLVLALGPGFSSELVLLRW, via the coding sequence GTGACGCGGATCGCGGCTGTGCACGGGGTGCTCCCGGCCCACCGCTACGGGCAGCGGGAGTTGACCGGAGCGGTGGCGGCGCTGCGCCCGGACGGCGACGGGCCGGGGCGGGCGCTCGCGGAGCGGTTCGCGGCGGGCGCGGGCGTCGAGTTCCGGCACCTGGCCTTCCCGTTGGAGCGCTACCCGGAGCTGGACGGCTTCGGCCGGGCCAACGACGCCTGGCTGGCGGCCGCGGCCGAACTCGCCGAGCGGGCCGCCACCGGCGCCCTGCGCGCGGCGGAACTGCCGCCCGAGCGGATCGACTTCGTGGTCTCCACCACCGTCACCGGGATCGCCGCGCCCTCGCTGGAGGCCCGACTCGCCCCCCGGCTGGGCCTGCGCGGGGACGTCCGGCGGCTGCCGCTGTTCGGGCTGGGCTGCGCGGGCGGTGCGGCGGGCCTCGCGGCGCTGGACGGGCTGCTGGCGGGCCGGCCGGACGGGGCGGCGCTGCTGATGGCCACCGAGCTGTGCTCGCTGACCCTGCAACGGGCCGACGGCTCGGCGGCGAACCTGCTGGCCACCGCGCTGTTCGGGGACGGCGCGGGCGCGCTGGTCGCGGTCGGCGCGGACGTCGAGTGCGCCGGGCCCGAGGTGGTGGCGACCCGCAGCCGGCTCTACCCGGGCACCGATCGGCTGCTCGGCTGGGAGGTCGGCGACTCCGGCTTCCGGATCCTGCTGGGCGCCGAACTCCCGGAGCTGGTGCGGCTGTTCGTCGGCGAGGAGGTGTCGTCCTTCCTGGCCGGGCACGACCTCAAGCCGGGCGACGTGACGGCCTGGGTCTGCCACCCGGGCGGGCCCCGGGTACTGGACGTGCTGGAGGACGAACTCGGCCTGCCCGCCACCGCGTTGGCCCCGAGCCGGGCCTCGCTGGCGCGCTGCGGCAACCTCTCCTCGGCGTCCGTGCTGCACATCCTGCGGGACGTGCTCGCGGCCGGCCCGCCGCCGCCCGGCTCGTACGGCCTGGTGCTGGCCCTCGGGCCCGGCTTCAGCTCCGAACTCGTCCTCCTGCGCTGGTAG
- a CDS encoding isoprenylcysteine carboxyl methyltransferase family protein gives MIAYTVLIALVAAERLAELLVARRNAAWSLARGGVEHGRGHYPAMVLLHTALLAGCLLEVHYAQRPFVPRLGWPMLALALGAQGLRWWCIRTLGPRWNTRVIVVPGLPLVSGGPYRWLRHPNYLAVVVEGFALPLVHTAWATALCFTLLDGWLLATRLRCEDAALARCRTAAA, from the coding sequence ATGATCGCGTACACCGTCCTGATCGCGCTGGTCGCCGCGGAGCGGCTGGCGGAACTGCTGGTGGCCCGCCGCAACGCCGCCTGGAGCCTGGCCCGGGGCGGCGTCGAGCACGGGCGCGGGCACTACCCGGCGATGGTGCTGCTGCACACCGCGCTGCTGGCCGGCTGCCTGCTCGAAGTCCACTACGCGCAGCGGCCGTTCGTGCCCCGGCTGGGGTGGCCGATGCTGGCGCTGGCGCTGGGCGCGCAGGGGCTGCGCTGGTGGTGCATCCGGACGCTGGGGCCGCGCTGGAACACCCGGGTGATCGTCGTCCCGGGCCTGCCGCTGGTCTCCGGCGGGCCGTACCGGTGGCTGCGGCACCCCAACTACCTGGCGGTGGTGGTGGAGGGCTTCGCACTGCCGCTGGTGCACACCGCGTGGGCCACCGCGCTCTGCTTCACCCTGCTGGACGGCTGGCTGCTGGCCACCCGGCTGCGCTGCGAGGACGCCGCGCTGGCCCGCTGCCGGACGGCGGCGGCGTGA